A genomic segment from Streptomyces sp. NBC_00654 encodes:
- a CDS encoding matrixin family metalloprotease, producing the protein MGPHKTDSRRTVAGVGTTGPGQRQDGFEYVQLFLVELGYIPARSYEAGRLDDITALALAWFQEHSGLTPTGVFDDRTRAEMLKSRCGLMRAPVLRATGAPIYDTLNGNMCAWDKNHFTYAFKEGTVQIPGDDEFAAVRTAFATWEALLPVTFTEVPSGANPDFLISWVPANDPDYPLLVGPRHAHAAAPPGCGTPSLPKPLHFDKDEHKWRIGAEPDCLDVESVALHEIGHLIGLRHAAGIGTQHDVMWSTFNTNTLRRVPTANDKSRARSLYWQQIDGNPATGQLAASGNRLYQRHGTGAIFEYTGTPMIGWLALDVNPATAQIAADGDELYQRHETSGAIFRYTGTPLTGWQQLDANPATAQLTASGGNLYQRHTTGAVLRYTGAPMTGWQLLDNNPFTAQIVADGTQLYQRHTTGAVFRYTGTPLTGWEFLAFAGSGATRIDAGGGVMYQFRLANGEILRHLGGTSWDTVDTDLRTLEISVGAGDVYQLLDTGEIFRHPPSGGVEQMSHLRLPGRPIPVMIASSSTHLYHLRANGELMRYYR; encoded by the coding sequence ATGGGACCGCACAAGACCGACTCGAGACGCACCGTTGCCGGCGTCGGCACCACCGGACCCGGTCAGCGACAGGACGGCTTCGAGTACGTCCAGCTATTCCTGGTTGAGCTCGGGTACATCCCCGCGCGCTCCTACGAAGCGGGGCGCCTCGACGACATCACCGCACTGGCCCTGGCCTGGTTCCAGGAGCACAGCGGGCTCACGCCGACAGGTGTCTTCGACGACCGTACGCGTGCGGAGATGCTGAAGTCCCGCTGCGGGCTGATGCGTGCCCCTGTCCTCCGCGCGACCGGAGCACCCATCTACGACACCCTCAACGGCAACATGTGCGCCTGGGACAAGAACCACTTCACGTACGCGTTCAAGGAAGGGACCGTACAGATACCTGGTGACGACGAGTTCGCCGCCGTACGAACCGCGTTCGCCACGTGGGAGGCTCTCCTCCCCGTCACGTTCACCGAGGTGCCCTCGGGGGCGAACCCTGACTTCCTGATCAGCTGGGTTCCGGCGAACGACCCCGACTACCCCCTCCTGGTGGGCCCACGTCACGCCCACGCCGCCGCACCGCCGGGATGCGGGACGCCCAGTCTTCCCAAACCTCTCCACTTCGACAAAGACGAACACAAGTGGCGCATAGGGGCCGAGCCCGACTGCCTCGACGTGGAGAGTGTCGCCCTCCACGAGATCGGCCATCTCATCGGCCTGCGACACGCGGCCGGAATCGGCACGCAGCATGACGTCATGTGGTCCACGTTCAATACCAACACCCTGAGGCGCGTGCCGACGGCGAACGACAAGAGCCGGGCGCGCAGCCTCTATTGGCAGCAGATCGACGGCAACCCGGCGACCGGTCAGCTCGCCGCGTCGGGGAACCGGCTCTACCAGCGTCACGGCACGGGCGCGATCTTCGAGTACACCGGAACGCCCATGATCGGCTGGCTGGCGCTCGACGTGAACCCCGCAACGGCACAGATCGCCGCCGACGGCGACGAGTTGTACCAGAGGCACGAGACCAGCGGCGCGATCTTCCGGTACACCGGCACCCCCCTGACCGGCTGGCAGCAACTGGATGCCAATCCGGCCACGGCGCAGCTCACCGCGTCGGGAGGGAATCTCTACCAGCGCCACACCACCGGTGCCGTCCTGCGGTACACCGGTGCTCCCATGACGGGGTGGCAACTCCTGGACAACAACCCCTTCACGGCACAGATCGTGGCCGACGGAACCCAGCTGTACCAACGGCATACCACGGGCGCAGTCTTCCGCTACACCGGAACCCCTTTGACCGGCTGGGAGTTCCTCGCCTTCGCCGGCAGCGGCGCGACGCGGATCGACGCCGGCGGCGGAGTCATGTACCAGTTCAGGCTGGCCAACGGAGAGATCCTGCGGCACTTGGGAGGCACGTCCTGGGACACGGTCGACACCGACCTCCGGACCTTGGAGATCAGTGTCGGAGCCGGGGACGTTTACCAGCTCCTCGACACGGGAGAGATCTTCCGGCATCCGCCGAGCGGCGGGGTGGAGCAGATGAGCCACCTCCGGCTGCCTGGCCGACCCATCCCGGTCATGATCGCCAGTTCGAGCACCCACCTGTACCACCTGCGCGCCAACGGAGAGCTGATGCGGTACTACAGGTAG
- a CDS encoding neprosin family prolyl endopeptidase — translation MESGRIERNPDVPETPPLHPRSGRELEHDAAERLDEIRQYFKDQYAERNVVARTTTESGDALDWVPVEAQGEPPYIESADRPNDPDRPSSPQPFEAGESREETGPPGTVPMLRKPLDRITPVGTLQDYLSKGIYAKRSTPPDDPGLALPRAATAVHKYAHAAQGVTNYGTEGFINTWRPYVQWSNEFSLGQLWEVRGSGAGTDLQTVEVGVQTYYDLYGDWYPHLFIFYTTNNYTQMGNYLGGYNRDVKGWEQLSSTVYPGIRVAESVYAGDQYDLAIKVMLYLNKWWIRIGNEWMGGYPTSLFNATGLRDQAASIDWGGEIVDDVANHPEATYTWMGSGRFPSEGWSRAAYMRNLTYQSDAAGTMKPVVGYPYVTNPNAYQISTDFTGTSTWGSHFYWGGPGGVE, via the coding sequence ATGGAATCGGGCAGGATTGAGCGGAACCCCGACGTGCCGGAGACGCCACCACTACACCCCCGCTCGGGCCGTGAGCTGGAACACGACGCGGCCGAGCGACTGGACGAGATCCGGCAGTACTTCAAGGACCAGTACGCGGAGCGCAACGTCGTCGCCCGCACGACGACCGAATCCGGCGACGCGCTCGACTGGGTCCCCGTCGAGGCCCAGGGTGAACCGCCCTACATCGAGTCGGCGGACCGCCCCAACGACCCCGACCGCCCGTCCTCGCCCCAGCCCTTCGAAGCGGGCGAGTCGCGCGAAGAGACCGGACCTCCCGGCACTGTCCCGATGCTGCGCAAGCCGCTGGACCGCATCACCCCGGTCGGAACCCTGCAGGACTACCTGTCGAAGGGGATCTACGCGAAGCGGTCCACGCCGCCCGACGATCCCGGCCTCGCCCTGCCCCGCGCCGCCACCGCCGTGCACAAATACGCCCACGCAGCCCAGGGCGTGACCAACTACGGCACCGAAGGCTTCATCAACACGTGGCGGCCTTACGTCCAGTGGTCCAACGAGTTCTCCCTGGGGCAGCTGTGGGAGGTCAGGGGATCGGGGGCCGGGACCGATCTGCAGACCGTCGAAGTGGGCGTGCAGACCTACTACGACCTCTACGGCGACTGGTATCCGCACCTCTTCATCTTCTACACCACCAACAACTACACGCAGATGGGCAACTACCTCGGCGGCTACAACCGGGACGTGAAGGGATGGGAGCAGCTGTCGAGCACGGTCTACCCCGGTATCCGCGTGGCGGAGAGCGTCTACGCGGGTGACCAGTACGACCTCGCCATCAAGGTCATGCTGTACCTGAACAAGTGGTGGATCCGGATCGGCAACGAATGGATGGGCGGCTACCCCACCAGCCTGTTCAACGCCACGGGACTGCGCGACCAAGCGGCTTCCATCGACTGGGGCGGCGAGATCGTCGACGACGTCGCCAACCACCCCGAGGCCACGTACACCTGGATGGGCAGCGGGCGCTTCCCGTCCGAGGGCTGGAGCCGCGCGGCCTACATGCGCAACCTGACCTACCAGTCCGACGCGGCCGGCACGATGAAGCCGGTGGTGGGCTACCCCTATGTGACGAACCCGAACGCCTACCAGATCTCCACCGACTTCACCGGCACGTCGACCTGGGGATCGCACTTCTACTGGGGAGGCCCGGGTGGAGTCGAGTGA
- a CDS encoding 3-deoxy-7-phosphoheptulonate synthase, which translates to MAGQFAKPRSQTYEYGVGGRVPVYRGPMVNGPEPTHRARRADPGRMIGGYRAAREILRSLDALGRGDGATFLDRVWASHEALLLDYETPLVRPTGGGGRYLASTHWPGSASAPGRQTARTCGCWHGSRIPWRARWARARPSRR; encoded by the coding sequence TTGGCAGGGCAGTTCGCCAAACCCAGGTCACAGACGTACGAGTACGGTGTCGGCGGCAGGGTACCGGTCTACCGGGGTCCCATGGTCAACGGACCCGAGCCGACCCACCGGGCACGACGGGCCGATCCCGGGCGGATGATCGGCGGCTACCGGGCCGCTCGCGAGATCCTCCGCTCGCTCGACGCCCTCGGCCGGGGCGACGGCGCGACCTTTCTGGACCGGGTGTGGGCCAGCCACGAGGCCCTGCTCCTGGACTACGAGACTCCGCTGGTGCGGCCGACCGGTGGCGGCGGACGCTATCTCGCCTCCACGCACTGGCCTGGATCGGCGAGCGCACCCGGCAGGCAGACGGCGCGCACGTGCGGCTGCTGGCACGGCTCGAGAATCCCGTGGCGTGCGAGGTGGGCCCGCGCACGACCGTCGCGAAGGTGA
- a CDS encoding 3-deoxy-7-phosphoheptulonate synthase yields the protein MRLLARLENPVACEVGPRTTVAKVMRLCAVLDPERTPGRLTLIARFGVTEIDRLGALVRAVRLSGHPVLWMCDPMHGNTVQDQSGLKVRHLNHILDEIRWFLSIVSDGGGRCAGLHVVASPLDMGECAGAGVTPVRGPRYRTLRDARLNLMQAVAVAAHWQQRTARQGEEMVLPS from the coding sequence GTGCGGCTGCTGGCACGGCTCGAGAATCCCGTGGCGTGCGAGGTGGGCCCGCGCACGACCGTCGCGAAGGTGATGCGGTTGTGCGCGGTTCTCGATCCGGAGCGCACCCCCGGTCGGCTGACCCTCATCGCGCGCTTCGGTGTGACGGAGATCGACCGGCTCGGAGCGCTGGTGCGCGCAGTACGCCTGAGCGGGCACCCTGTGCTGTGGATGTGCGACCCGATGCACGGCAACACCGTCCAGGACCAGAGCGGCCTGAAAGTCCGTCATCTCAACCACATCCTGGACGAGATTCGCTGGTTCTTGTCGATCGTTTCGGACGGAGGCGGCAGATGCGCCGGGCTGCATGTGGTGGCTTCTCCCCTGGACATGGGCGAATGCGCGGGAGCCGGAGTCACTCCGGTGCGCGGCCCGCGTTACCGGACCCTGCGTGATGCTCGGCTCAACCTGATGCAGGCCGTGGCCGTTGCTGCGC